The following proteins come from a genomic window of Bacteroidia bacterium:
- a CDS encoding FkbM family methyltransferase — protein sequence MKNKIFLKIMSLFKKTVKELFVKRSYSQSGEDLIMKFIFDTIGINKPSYIDIGAHHPFHINNTAIFYKLGSRGINIEPNPESIKLFKKSRQKDINLNIGIGLKEGNLDYYKLSASSLNTFSKEAAEEYQKENGYKIIGKEKIKISTLKNIIEIYHNGIFPDFLSLDVEGMDDEILHSINYKSNYPIVICVETISFSEKGKGIKNDNIISFLEQQGYIVYADTYINTIFVKKNKWENHG from the coding sequence TTGAAAAATAAAATATTTTTAAAAATAATGTCATTATTTAAGAAAACAGTTAAAGAATTATTTGTGAAAAGATCCTATTCTCAGTCTGGAGAGGATTTAATCATGAAATTTATTTTTGATACCATTGGAATTAATAAACCTTCTTATATTGATATAGGGGCACACCATCCTTTTCATATTAATAATACAGCTATTTTTTATAAGTTAGGAAGCCGAGGAATTAATATTGAACCAAATCCTGAATCTATAAAATTGTTTAAAAAATCTCGACAAAAAGATATTAATTTGAATATTGGTATTGGTTTGAAAGAAGGAAATTTAGATTATTACAAATTGTCCGCATCCTCCCTTAACACCTTTTCTAAAGAAGCTGCGGAGGAATATCAAAAGGAAAATGGCTATAAAATTATTGGAAAGGAAAAAATTAAAATAAGTACTTTAAAAAATATTATAGAAATTTATCACAATGGTATATTTCCGGATTTTTTATCATTAGATGTTGAAGGGATGGATGATGAAATATTGCACTCGATTAATTATAAAAGTAATTATCCAATAGTTATTTGCGTCGAAACAATTTCATTTTCGGAAAAAGGAAAAGGTATAAAAAACGATAATATTATTAGCTTTTTGGAACAGCAAGGATACATAGTATATGCTGATACTTACATCAACACAATTTTTGTTAAAAAGAATAAATGGGAAAATCATGGATGA
- a CDS encoding FkbM family methyltransferase: MSDRSEYINSDIPIKSELLRLFNSEDKLIVFDVGACEGEDSIRYANLFPKADIYSFEPNPENIKLIKKNFKTYDKLHVKIIEEALSDTIGKINFYVSSGIPDNIEKEEDWNYGNKSSSILPPKKVNQTHAWLKFNKTIEVNANTINAFCKKNNIERIDFVHMDVQGAELKVLEGASQMINKIKVIWLEVSTIELYKKQGLKKDIEKYMHQNNFFLYKNECSQSFGDQLYVNKIDYNQVEK, encoded by the coding sequence ATGAGCGATCGAAGTGAATATATAAATTCGGATATTCCTATAAAAAGCGAGCTTCTCAGATTATTTAATTCGGAAGACAAATTAATTGTTTTTGATGTTGGGGCTTGTGAGGGTGAAGATTCTATCAGATATGCCAATCTTTTTCCAAAAGCTGACATTTATTCATTTGAACCGAATCCGGAAAATATCAAGTTGATAAAAAAGAATTTTAAAACTTATGATAAACTTCATGTAAAAATAATTGAAGAAGCATTATCAGATACAATTGGAAAAATAAATTTTTATGTGTCATCAGGAATACCTGATAATATTGAAAAAGAAGAAGATTGGAATTATGGCAATAAATCTAGTTCAATACTCCCACCGAAAAAGGTTAATCAAACGCATGCTTGGCTAAAATTCAATAAAACGATAGAAGTCAACGCGAATACGATAAATGCTTTTTGTAAAAAAAATAATATCGAAAGAATTGATTTTGTGCACATGGATGTGCAAGGGGCAGAATTAAAAGTATTGGAAGGTGCTTCTCAAATGATCAATAAAATTAAAGTTATTTGGTTAGAGGTTTCTACCATAGAACTTTATAAAAAACAAGGTTTAAAGAAGGATATCGAAAAATATATGCATCAGAATAATTTTTTTCTTTATAAAAACGAATGTTCTCAATCTTTTGGAGATCAGTTATATGTAAATAAAATTGACTACAATCAAGTTGAAAAATAA
- a CDS encoding ABC transporter ATP-binding protein, whose translation MKPIIEIQNISKKFRIEDEKQAYLSLRDSLGTFFQKNKNKREDFLALKNVNFDVMQGESIGIIGKNGAGKSTLLKILSKITPPTSGKIISRGRIASLLEVGTGFHPELSGRENVFLNGSILGMKRAEIQKNFDAIVDFSGVQKFIDTPLKHYSSGMQLRLAFAVAAFLENEILIIDEVLAVGDAEFQKKCMLKMDEVSKSGRTILFVSHNMGAVKQLCSQVIYLEKGQVKEKGESVKIINNYLNFKIESPSKIFFQDGLNKFIHLESIELLNAVENSFVIEFDQTIEIKIVIKAKEKLQNVSIGLGLTTSDYTPVFTVRNNEKANMNTGDILEVGTKINHNLRAGLYILSIGVANGNFNYYHNSDVSQLEILNYGTKNYIENNTGLINCDSDWMNNKILQE comes from the coding sequence TTGAAGCCGATTATAGAAATACAAAACATCTCAAAAAAATTTCGCATAGAAGACGAAAAGCAAGCTTATTTAAGTTTGCGTGATTCCCTTGGTACTTTTTTTCAGAAGAATAAAAATAAAAGAGAAGATTTTCTTGCCTTAAAAAATGTCAATTTTGATGTGATGCAAGGCGAAAGCATTGGAATTATTGGAAAAAATGGAGCAGGAAAATCTACTCTTTTGAAAATACTTTCCAAAATTACTCCACCCACTTCTGGAAAAATAATTTCTCGAGGTAGAATTGCCAGTTTATTGGAAGTAGGAACAGGTTTTCATCCAGAACTTTCTGGCAGAGAAAATGTTTTTTTAAATGGTTCTATTTTAGGAATGAAACGTGCTGAAATTCAGAAAAATTTTGATGCGATTGTTGATTTTTCAGGCGTTCAAAAATTTATTGACACGCCTTTAAAACATTACAGTAGCGGAATGCAATTACGTTTAGCTTTTGCCGTAGCTGCATTTTTAGAAAATGAGATTTTAATTATTGATGAAGTGCTAGCGGTTGGCGATGCTGAGTTTCAAAAAAAATGTATGCTCAAAATGGACGAAGTGAGCAAAAGCGGCAGAACGATTTTATTTGTAAGTCACAATATGGGAGCCGTAAAACAATTATGCTCTCAAGTTATATATTTAGAGAAAGGACAAGTGAAAGAAAAGGGCGAATCCGTCAAAATAATTAATAATTATTTGAATTTTAAAATTGAAAGTCCTTCAAAAATTTTTTTTCAAGATGGTCTCAATAAATTTATTCATCTCGAATCTATTGAATTACTAAATGCGGTTGAAAATAGTTTTGTTATAGAATTTGATCAAACCATTGAAATAAAAATAGTGATTAAAGCGAAAGAAAAGCTACAAAATGTATCCATTGGCTTGGGCTTAACAACCTCCGATTATACACCCGTTTTTACAGTACGAAATAATGAGAAAGCGAATATGAATACGGGCGACATATTGGAAGTGGGTACTAAAATAAATCACAATTTAAGAGCCGGTCTTTATATCCTATCAATTGGGGTTGCAAATGGCAATTTTAATTATTATCATAATTCAGACGTGTCTCAATTAGAAATTTTAAATTACGGGACGAAAAATTATATTGAAAATAATACCGGACTTATTAATTGCGATTCGGACTGGATGAACAATAAAATACTACAGGAATGA
- a CDS encoding sulfotransferase, with product MERKIDVMIVGAQKSGTSSLLRYLGEHPACLCHSQKEFSYFYDDKEYSRGFEKALKTFFSHQEYTEETKLICKNANLYANEEALIRLKEHNPKCEIVFIMRNPVERTYSSYLMEKNAGSAKFEFSDLPDLYTKHKDEELYWGFDYFIDYSLYEKHLKNIYHYFSKEQVTLLFYEDLKKDAKNICEKIFKKINVDDHFVPNVTVIYNPTQKTRSFLYARVLRRLLHNENPLKKGLKKLISGHASYHYGEALRKINKINEKHLSMDEDVRTFLLEFYKPYNEELSKMIGKDLAFWNK from the coding sequence ATGGAGAGAAAAATTGATGTGATGATAGTGGGAGCTCAAAAGTCAGGTACTTCTTCCTTGTTGCGCTATCTTGGAGAGCATCCTGCGTGTTTGTGCCATTCCCAAAAAGAATTTAGTTATTTTTATGATGATAAAGAATACAGTCGTGGTTTTGAGAAGGCATTGAAAACTTTTTTTTCGCATCAAGAATATACCGAAGAAACAAAATTAATTTGCAAGAATGCAAATCTATATGCGAATGAAGAAGCCTTGATTCGTTTGAAAGAGCACAATCCGAAATGCGAAATTGTTTTTATCATGCGAAATCCGGTAGAGCGTACGTATTCCTCCTATTTGATGGAAAAAAATGCAGGTTCTGCCAAATTTGAATTTTCTGATTTACCCGATTTATATACAAAACACAAAGACGAAGAACTCTATTGGGGTTTCGATTATTTTATTGATTACAGTTTGTACGAGAAGCATTTGAAAAATATTTATCACTATTTCTCGAAAGAACAAGTTACCTTACTTTTCTACGAAGATTTAAAAAAAGATGCGAAAAACATTTGTGAAAAAATATTCAAAAAAATAAATGTGGATGATCATTTTGTGCCGAATGTAACTGTGATTTATAATCCCACACAAAAAACACGCTCATTTTTGTATGCGCGCGTTTTAAGACGATTATTGCACAATGAAAACCCTTTAAAAAAGGGATTGAAAAAATTAATTTCTGGACACGCTTCTTATCATTATGGAGAAGCTTTACGAAAAATAAATAAGATAAATGAAAAGCATCTTTCAATGGATGAGGATGTGCGCACCTTTTTACTCGAATTTTATAAGCCGTATAACGAAGAATTGTCAAAAATGATAGGTAAAGATTTAGCATTTTGGAATAAATAA
- a CDS encoding D-alanine--D-alanine ligase: protein MKMKIGIIFGGFSKEREISFAGGRTVYDNLNKSLFEPIPIFIDSFGNFILLDWQYVYKGSIRDFYPPAELIPKKEGGFQIYAESLGNLNSQQQEELILKIGKKILIDELKNIFDFAFLCLHGPYGEDGKIQGLFESLGIPYSGSGILPSAIGIDKAIQKKLMKNAGFPSPKFGIIKKEEWLKTLDKKYFFEKLKKEIGDNIVVKSVSQGSSIGISVLQKSNFDDFIKAVNKSFFITDISMSEWRKMDDAQKNVFVRTLTDIREGIGIPVRIANSSSKISDIIYHPQDLIFHLNKISATEKNILLESLDGEHLSLIEEFISGKEFSCIVLQNEDGNAVALPPTEIIKGGELFDYRSKYLPGLSRKITPINLPDSQIQEIRKACEHLFTEFNFDVYARIDGFINEKGVIYLNDPNTTSGMMPSSFFFHQAAEIGLNPSQFLTFIIRTSLSQRALSTKNSLVITKLLRHLDEEIKHQKNASTEKIKVAVILGGYSSERHISVESGRNIYEKLASSSKYKPVPIFLTRNENEHIMYRIPVNILLKDNADDIKEKIAHYKIHPIVKKIMEECVAITEKYGESGSLDHPEKLNYSDLPKLADVVFIALHGRPGEDGAVQEKLEKINLPYNGSDTSSSQITIDKFRTNEILKENGFLIAEHLLVSKNDWNTNKNEVLENIRQKINFPFIAKPVDDGCSSAVKKIKNEKELEAFATLIFRNSEEFNKNAAETLHIKVKEEFPQKNIFLIEELISKKDAPHFLEITGGMLTKYDRNGNVEYEVFEASEALSEGEVLSLEEKFLAGQGQNITPARYSVNYEDRKKISEKVKNTLGAAAKLLHINGYTRIDAFVRIYNPDKVEVIFIEVNSLPGMTPATCIFHQAAINNYKPYDFIDKIIDFAFAKKKKELQTN, encoded by the coding sequence ATGAAAATGAAGATTGGAATTATTTTTGGAGGCTTTTCAAAAGAGCGTGAAATTTCTTTTGCAGGTGGCAGAACGGTTTACGACAATCTGAATAAATCCTTATTTGAGCCGATTCCTATTTTTATTGACAGTTTTGGAAATTTTATTTTGCTCGATTGGCAATATGTTTACAAAGGCAGCATTCGCGATTTTTATCCGCCCGCCGAATTAATTCCAAAAAAAGAAGGCGGTTTTCAAATTTATGCCGAAAGTTTAGGCAATTTGAATTCGCAACAGCAAGAAGAATTGATTTTAAAAATTGGAAAAAAAATTCTGATAGACGAATTAAAAAATATTTTCGATTTTGCTTTTTTGTGTTTGCACGGACCTTACGGAGAAGATGGGAAAATTCAAGGTTTGTTCGAATCGCTTGGCATTCCGTATTCTGGATCTGGCATACTTCCTTCTGCCATTGGCATTGATAAAGCAATCCAAAAAAAGCTGATGAAAAATGCCGGATTTCCTTCTCCAAAATTCGGAATTATTAAAAAAGAAGAGTGGCTAAAAACGCTCGACAAAAAATATTTTTTCGAAAAATTAAAAAAAGAAATTGGTGACAATATCGTTGTGAAATCTGTTTCACAAGGTTCTTCTATCGGCATTTCTGTTTTACAAAAATCTAATTTTGATGATTTTATAAAAGCCGTAAATAAAAGTTTTTTCATCACAGATATTTCTATGTCTGAATGGAGAAAAATGGACGATGCACAAAAAAATGTTTTTGTGCGCACACTTACAGATATTCGCGAAGGCATTGGAATTCCTGTGAGAATAGCAAATTCATCTTCAAAAATTTCGGACATTATTTATCATCCGCAAGATTTAATTTTTCATCTCAATAAAATTTCTGCTACCGAAAAAAATATTTTGCTGGAGTCTTTGGACGGCGAACATTTATCGCTCATCGAAGAATTTATTTCTGGAAAAGAATTTTCCTGCATCGTTTTACAAAATGAAGATGGAAATGCAGTTGCATTGCCGCCTACAGAAATAATAAAAGGTGGAGAATTGTTCGATTATCGTTCGAAATATTTGCCCGGTTTATCTCGAAAAATTACGCCCATTAATTTACCCGATTCGCAAATTCAGGAAATTCGCAAAGCTTGTGAACATCTTTTTACCGAATTTAATTTTGATGTGTATGCGCGAATTGATGGATTTATAAATGAAAAAGGCGTTATTTATTTGAATGATCCGAATACGACTTCGGGAATGATGCCATCTTCTTTTTTCTTTCATCAAGCAGCTGAAATTGGATTAAATCCTTCTCAATTTTTAACTTTTATTATTCGCACTTCGCTTTCGCAACGGGCATTATCAACAAAAAACAGTTTAGTAATTACAAAATTACTAAGGCATTTAGACGAAGAAATAAAACATCAAAAAAATGCTTCTACAGAAAAAATAAAAGTCGCAGTTATTTTAGGCGGCTATTCTTCGGAGCGACATATTTCGGTGGAAAGTGGTCGGAATATTTATGAAAAATTAGCGTCATCTTCCAAATACAAACCTGTTCCGATTTTCCTTACGAGGAATGAAAATGAACACATCATGTATCGCATTCCAGTGAATATTTTGTTGAAAGATAATGCAGATGATATCAAGGAAAAAATTGCACATTATAAAATTCATCCGATTGTAAAAAAAATAATGGAAGAATGTGTCGCTATTACTGAAAAATATGGTGAATCTGGAAGTTTAGATCATCCAGAAAAATTAAATTATTCTGATTTACCAAAGTTGGCGGATGTTGTCTTTATTGCGCTGCATGGTCGTCCGGGCGAAGATGGAGCGGTGCAAGAAAAACTCGAAAAAATAAATTTGCCTTACAACGGTTCTGATACAAGTAGCTCGCAAATTACAATTGATAAATTTCGCACCAATGAAATTTTAAAAGAAAATGGATTTTTAATTGCCGAGCATTTGTTGGTTTCTAAAAATGACTGGAATACTAATAAAAATGAAGTGCTGGAAAACATCCGTCAAAAAATTAATTTTCCATTCATCGCAAAACCAGTAGATGACGGGTGCAGTTCTGCCGTCAAAAAAATAAAAAACGAAAAAGAGTTGGAAGCCTTTGCCACATTGATTTTCAGAAACTCAGAAGAATTTAATAAAAATGCTGCCGAAACGCTTCATATAAAAGTAAAAGAAGAATTCCCTCAAAAAAATATTTTTTTGATTGAAGAATTAATCTCGAAAAAAGATGCTCCTCATTTTTTAGAAATTACTGGCGGAATGCTCACCAAATATGATAGAAATGGAAATGTTGAATATGAAGTTTTTGAAGCATCAGAAGCTTTAAGCGAAGGAGAAGTTTTATCCTTGGAAGAAAAATTTTTGGCGGGACAAGGTCAAAACATAACACCTGCAAGGTATTCTGTGAATTATGAAGATCGAAAAAAAATTTCTGAGAAGGTAAAAAACACACTTGGTGCTGCGGCAAAACTATTGCACATCAATGGTTATACGCGCATTGATGCCTTTGTTCGAATTTACAATCCTGACAAAGTTGAAGTTATTTTTATAGAAGTGAATTCATTGCCGGGCATGACTCCCGCTACGTGTATTTTTCATCAAGCGGCAATTAATAATTACAAGCCGTATGATTTTATTGATAAAATAATTGATTTTGCATTCGCGAAAAAAAAGAAAGAATTACAAACTAATTAA
- a CDS encoding non-canonical purine NTP diphosphatase, translated as MEFVFASGNKDKIKEARLLISSQVKILSLTDIFCTGDIPETSDTIEGNALQKANYVFEKYGYNCFSDDTGLEIEALNGKPGTFSARYAGNEKNTEANIQKVLFDLNEINNRKARFKTAIALIMGDEKIIFEGIVTGTILSEKRGNNGFGYDPIFVPDGYDKTFSEMSLLEKNKLSHRAKAFQKLMNYLNEHAHFASK; from the coding sequence ATGGAATTCGTTTTTGCCAGCGGCAACAAAGATAAAATAAAAGAAGCACGTTTACTGATTTCATCTCAAGTAAAAATTTTAAGTTTAACGGATATTTTTTGTACAGGAGATATTCCTGAAACATCTGATACCATTGAAGGGAATGCGCTACAAAAAGCAAATTATGTGTTTGAGAAATACGGCTACAATTGTTTTTCAGACGATACGGGCTTGGAAATTGAAGCTTTAAACGGAAAACCAGGCACTTTTTCGGCTCGTTATGCGGGCAATGAAAAAAATACAGAAGCAAATATCCAAAAAGTATTGTTCGATCTGAATGAAATAAATAATCGAAAAGCGCGTTTCAAAACCGCTATTGCGTTAATTATGGGTGATGAAAAAATAATTTTTGAAGGCATTGTTACAGGTACTATTTTAAGTGAAAAGCGCGGTAATAATGGCTTTGGTTACGATCCGATTTTTGTGCCTGATGGATACGATAAAACATTTTCCGAAATGAGCCTTCTCGAAAAAAATAAATTGAGTCACCGTGCAAAGGCTTTTCAAAAACTGATGAATTATTTGAATGAACACGCTCATTTTGCTTCAAAATAA
- a CDS encoding class I SAM-dependent methyltransferase, translating to MDDQQNNINEINRVVWLKKTLEKIPSGLRILDAGAGEQQFKNFCAHLNYMSQDFAQYKPDEVKNGLQMHQWDYGKLDIVSDIVDIPEPDKSFDAIMCTEVFEHIPNPIAAIKEFDRLLKKGGYLIITAPFCSMTHFAPYHYYSGFNKYFYEKHLIENEFEILEITANGNYFEFLKQEMSRVTSIAEKYTNQKKSFIESKAIGIVYKMLVKFSKKNKGSEELLNFGFHILARKK from the coding sequence ATGGATGATCAACAAAATAATATAAATGAGATTAATCGAGTTGTTTGGTTAAAAAAAACATTGGAAAAAATCCCTTCCGGTTTGCGTATTCTTGATGCAGGTGCAGGAGAACAGCAGTTTAAAAATTTTTGTGCACATTTAAATTATATGTCGCAAGATTTTGCCCAATACAAACCTGATGAAGTCAAAAATGGCTTGCAAATGCATCAATGGGATTATGGGAAATTGGATATTGTTTCGGATATTGTTGATATTCCTGAGCCAGACAAAAGTTTTGATGCTATTATGTGTACAGAAGTCTTTGAACATATACCGAATCCGATTGCTGCCATTAAAGAATTTGACAGATTATTAAAAAAAGGAGGCTATTTAATTATTACTGCGCCTTTTTGCAGTATGACTCATTTTGCACCTTACCATTATTATTCAGGGTTTAATAAATATTTTTATGAAAAACACCTTATCGAAAATGAATTTGAAATTCTCGAAATTACTGCCAATGGAAATTATTTCGAATTTTTAAAACAGGAAATGAGTAGGGTGACTTCGATAGCTGAAAAATATACCAATCAAAAAAAATCTTTTATAGAAAGCAAAGCGATTGGAATTGTGTATAAAATGCTTGTGAAATTTTCTAAAAAAAATAAAGGATCGGAAGAATTATTGAATTTCGGATTTCACATACTTGCTCGTAAAAAATGA
- a CDS encoding PASTA domain-containing protein yields MSVIDFIKSKTFFKHLALAIVLVSVLLWGVLQILDTYTLHNQSITVPDFSGLKTQEIDHFISDKNLHYTVIDSVYDAKSPKGIVIKQEPEKGIQVKKGRTIYLYVTSILPPQIEMPKLTDQSLRQAASVIETYGLKMGKIKYVPDVCANCILKQLNNGKEIEAGTKIPKGSVIDLVVGKGLGDEEVAIPNLIGLTKQQALAKLAESSLNEGALVFDAPVDSAREKIYMQKPSYSSSATLNIGSPIDLFFTNDNSKIPVVKQDTISNAE; encoded by the coding sequence ATGAGTGTTATTGATTTTATAAAAAGTAAAACATTTTTTAAACATCTCGCCTTAGCGATTGTATTGGTAAGTGTTTTGCTTTGGGGAGTTTTGCAAATATTGGACACGTATACCTTGCACAATCAATCCATTACCGTACCTGATTTTAGCGGATTAAAAACACAAGAAATTGATCATTTTATTTCCGATAAAAATCTTCATTATACCGTTATTGATTCCGTGTATGATGCAAAATCTCCGAAAGGAATTGTGATTAAACAAGAACCGGAAAAAGGCATTCAAGTTAAAAAAGGAAGAACGATTTATTTATACGTTACGTCGATTTTACCTCCACAAATAGAAATGCCGAAACTCACAGATCAATCGCTGCGCCAAGCAGCTTCCGTGATTGAAACTTACGGTTTGAAAATGGGAAAAATAAAATACGTTCCCGATGTATGCGCCAATTGTATTTTGAAACAACTCAATAATGGAAAAGAAATAGAAGCCGGCACAAAAATTCCAAAAGGTTCGGTGATTGATTTAGTTGTGGGAAAAGGATTGGGCGATGAAGAAGTGGCTATTCCAAATCTTATCGGACTCACCAAACAGCAAGCACTTGCTAAATTGGCAGAAAGTTCCTTAAATGAAGGTGCGCTTGTGTTCGATGCGCCTGTTGATTCTGCGAGAGAAAAAATATACATGCAGAAACCTAGTTATTCCTCTTCTGCAACATTAAATATCGGGAGTCCGATTGATCTTTTTTTTACGAACGACAACAGTAAAATTCCTGTTGTTAAACAAGACACCATTTCTAACGCTGAATAA
- a CDS encoding ABC transporter permease: protein MEYEIKPKEKLSLGIAELWQYRELFYFFTWRDIKVKYKQTVLGFLWAVLQPFFMMIIFSVFFGRALKVPSENLPYPVFVFSGLLLWNVFASGLTAAGNSMINNANIIKKIYFPRLIIPVSAVLVALFDFLMSFLIFIGILLYFHTQVAVLKFIVFIPAGLVIASISTFGLGSFLAALNIKYRDFRYIIPFLVQALLFLTPVIYPVSILTHQWMKYIMALNPMYAAIELFRNAIVTQPLNMNLIFISICSSFILFIIGLFYFRKTESYFADLA from the coding sequence ATGGAATACGAAATAAAACCAAAAGAAAAATTAAGCCTTGGTATTGCTGAACTTTGGCAATATCGAGAGTTGTTTTATTTTTTTACTTGGCGCGATATAAAAGTAAAATACAAACAAACTGTTTTAGGTTTTCTGTGGGCAGTTTTACAACCTTTTTTTATGATGATTATCTTTTCCGTTTTTTTTGGAAGAGCTTTAAAAGTACCATCCGAAAATTTACCTTATCCTGTTTTTGTTTTTTCCGGATTGTTGCTGTGGAATGTTTTTGCATCCGGCTTGACCGCTGCTGGAAATAGTATGATAAACAATGCGAATATTATCAAAAAGATTTATTTTCCGAGATTAATTATCCCAGTTTCTGCGGTATTAGTTGCTTTGTTCGATTTTTTAATGAGTTTCCTGATTTTTATCGGAATACTCTTGTATTTTCATACGCAGGTAGCTGTTTTAAAATTTATCGTTTTTATTCCGGCAGGATTAGTTATTGCAAGTATTTCCACTTTTGGTTTAGGTTCATTTTTGGCAGCTTTAAATATCAAATACCGAGATTTTCGTTACATCATTCCGTTTTTAGTACAAGCACTTTTGTTTTTAACTCCCGTCATTTATCCGGTTTCTATTCTAACGCATCAATGGATGAAATATATAATGGCATTAAATCCGATGTATGCCGCTATTGAATTGTTTCGGAATGCAATTGTAACGCAACCGTTGAACATGAATTTAATATTTATCAGTATTTGTTCATCTTTTATTTTATTTATAATTGGATTATTTTATTTCAGGAAAACAGAAAGTTATTTTGCCGATTTAGCATAA